Proteins from a genomic interval of Leishmania braziliensis MHOM/BR/75/M2904 complete genome, chromosome 24:
- a CDS encoding putative kinesin produces MKRPTSVRQPAPANAQRASTVVGSSGAAASINRCISLYRAAPVLAAVNATTTTAASASPPMPSRPCGGPADSSNGSHSPKRSNVSSFLTPRRLNASAQKTVAAPPPSPPQHAQWPHDAVPNLRPIPFASPTPSGGTPSRRCARHIPALLSGTQPRSATVTTVTATKSSGSPRYEGGYEPPRVERLAAVGIFSAQKLIPKPAPSAIESSGASLLTDNFVGNQANSESANGAAQSTSFSAPSAAACDRAKKRAAAKTHVKAVTVHRRSAPPAMTAIGASPPTLIPTKASQPRPLSARAIPVANKTSTAEVADAMLRAQQSSSYTSARLSSLPFQVSEATPPLAFATASRKNSAWSSDPTNRSVVLGASGATLEPSVTSRRPTWLESVDEEDTVVTGAESIPVSAAANPTYPLAGGSSTALRSAAPVKVTLRTSALMTTTAPAPEPAVVKPAKKRSEAESTFASAASTADGGGAGKDQERSSGPTAAVNAKAARRSLTPESISQVRKSRGTTQNTTNAAPTPPLSSSPQTLHQPIAMAAGVSSCTPKFSSSTGKTNRSTPARGAASPSKNPDMLRGGVLPRATPTTGAPTAPAAAAAAPVVTSTPFHASEVYSQHAATILSQTLSVVRPMAPVVHVRIRPVLPSIGESSKGRCVFFLDHENVMVTRTCPGISAANASSLMPPSSLVEPTMVRRSGTNGQIVPALQLSNLNSRTRSPSSGTRGVSAAPPLRAAAGRGGGGKVLVSSTDALRTAEASAPMKAASPACFYGKDLAQLHSLVAAESLMASKTSAVAAGADLPSGTDEGNIHVSPSSLSPASENLQPLSLFPPPPLAAHHNRTTSWTSQGSEERSPSSRLSCGSPSTSVSPQQLGFGSSRSGAEVSMALGTFASVSRTRPWLTTFKSFTEEETSSLYATPRELKAGSTSGGACAPSSTGRHCSSGGAARGGCTTPALQHRAKGPGIERKPCYGGVSLSTASCITERRNSAATITTGVSPRKAATTAPSPVSTRRRASRSILGASVSVSAMSIPTMPKTSGGFMNGAKLAEEDAVAEPKEAHHDEGRLQQQQTPLGNCSISPPGAATCGEQHYSFEFVHDEEATQADVFEESVLHFADEALLAQNVAIICYGPTGSGKTYSMMGSQVQPFSTSQSSFGSTPFRASGEKRHHGGVVSTSCARFPPQSDSNGPTPPGPGSTGEKERQIIDEAAAGVDGRGAGRDAHAVEDDDESDGTSCPKLGSTWEYHYVKHTSKGNGDSAAAAARRNHQRYSHTDGGEGAALTSSAMMFECAAAPGSMTEMGILPRLVHTLLERRGEAITIRRDPGREVGGRSAHNLQSNSRPTSTLKRAGGLSLTLRDLTFYGIELYMDELCDLLDPGKRPIPTVSDTGGLEVLCQRINEARDYRISGSRGGASHGTTKTARTGGGMPITSLADLRRAYHLAHGNRVTARHAKNDASSRSHAIFLLQLDFDLIESTDEPRRRAGSGAASARDGGAAAPPLPSEHVQRVHSYVAMVDLAGCERVKQTKVEGAALREAQYINKSLSALSSVVLSLHHNNAHVPYRDSKLTRLLRPCLEGGRVLTLVHVAPCSSTEAISTLKFADQIRHIHIPTHALTATSSKHRELLDVFADLIDPMQGHWESQVRQSQLQLDRLCADVRLLYFSRAVGAIPHRTASKDALASDVVSEISAMSEVDEIISISSGDVSQEEGPQPLTENATEADKRRFALLTVMHRLMGPIHLHQRTSMRDAVRAIQCREEHRVLAHRQQVQRRIDKLQATLQELTTANAKLAKENSTPLPRDPHALELSRRIRESTEELGEYTKEQAVLISLTTALRQRLAAQDDLEAAVDEQLHKVQHRTEQAMRTLSAAVAAHPPGGPPAGSGTTLPKEPTLPTDTSTTTALAMSTKDDPELRDIAHQQLSLAKELAALRLETACFEIGTGLWEGLWARAMRKEIITAMEVEVFAMERILLDRRAFSMMMTSDVDVDGEDGCVGDAETGLTALPLTPKAAAYPGNGLGSVERNERDTSVTTAEHQVSAPLMHPSPESSPPGVHLSVPVSSHSALWSRLGSYLHRRAESCDGSGGVATSHRSANKVEGGAAVPLSSLVLQRSRRDRAVDLATTTASDKSVSFATNSFSAVASSSEGLRLRSALAPVAGVVPSSSPCRGLEGLVPNPLTVLMTGEQQNQTQHQMGSISSLPSSRHNSNAAAVVAALMPLSLAGSYEEEQSMQEASLQMLLRDGIPCEVCCLGESASYTLQHYILPSSADAPLREEARHEDPATNFSAAPDRYPATEDSGATEKESDASWLASARKGHITTREWSSSRQPCERPGGPTVGLCTTRQGRLRLVRIPRRQNCYVLEFLYTHQGLPMAPRLQAAVLGKSEDTFTSIPGKTHLEQMVDALPSVQGAAGRGGGGGSSGSTATQPQGPLREHRLFAIPLFDPTLHLHMHVLEEGIPNMTTPVAAAVGLPSGGDAPAVAGSTFEDASDPGGSVIFTSPSPPFPALCVARRPEDGPQLVVEVRGVPQTSSTCRRMITADTKQKPKSNQKRQQKPRSPNKTTARAGQAAGPALHGGQAQHAVGRSPSRPSASRAPAGTRAGVWSGLVLAKRLSSGGELMLPSSCILANTGCCSLVLRFPAPFFASSALRVERVEAVVGALCGILRPSLTAPEVRPSSSLSSSKQVGSARRRLSSSPWSTSAGGTERGGSNNGDQRRSSVSRSPLSSACAPPGLEVVDYAHIPYTIFLGSGSPIRSSPSRATSVGDGVEGLGYGPFASGHPSASFGNAAALASASSSAISSDSLDDLGVLSGGVLGDTLQSSFSQGHGRYIATTMPPDTSLLQHNTSLNGLPRPSRGSSMLGPPAAPLMDQRCGATLQVQFYWIATPLNMESPHLDAGRKNSSGAGCSSANDGGGDNGAARRHTIGSRFSSQPNTHTTASTDTSVEAAEVGVDRLVRSQVKAALSILAQFSYVFVDGRPRSDVADVGEGTAASSLGSTLTASFSAHDVRRPLVLEHGSHRRSQSEADAARFRDAVAVTSLLRQLDTYRHRIRRLFRQQLYDAEDIIGDDVAPPALQSWLSGELGRGAYLREVQGEVKRTVGLPASTVLSSASGGAAPLLMMSSDWHSRGDDRGTDAALLEPESGDAGPNTQVTVTDAREACAKTVPWTVWQWAYRWPLLHRLLRGDSVTRLGSGDACPAGRPCVSQAEGTSAWLPLAAHSSSSAALVTVTSSPFLASCSMVASPTFASSSSSSDEGFVMEGDWLTEAKLAARSKRVWLPEVFTATVPSYLENCSYAGL; encoded by the coding sequence ATGAAGCGACCCACCTCCGTGCGGCAACCCGCACCGGCGAACGCACAGCGGGCGAGCACCGTCGTGGGTAGTAGCGGAGCGGCCGCTAGTATCAACAGGTGTATCAGTCTTTACAGGGCCGCGCCAGTGCTGGCAGCCGTGAATGCCACTACTACTACCGCCGCTAGTGCATCTCCTCCAATGCCGTCGCGCCCTTGTGGTGGGCCGGcggacagcagcaacggctcGCACTCACCGAAGCGGTCGAACGTCTCGAGCTTTCTCACCCCACGTAGACTGAATGCGTCTGCTCAGAAGACGGtagcggcaccaccgccgtcccCGCCACAGCACGCGCAGTGGCCTCATGATGCAGTACCCAATCTTCGGCCAATCCCCTttgcctcccccaccccatcTGGTGGGACGCCATCAAGGAGATGCGCGCGACACATCCCCGCGTTGTTGAGTGGTACGCAaccgcgcagcgccacggtGACCACTGTCACCGCCACGAAGTCCTCCGGCTCGCCACGCTACGAAGGTGGATATGAACCTCCTCGAGTGGAGCGTCTTGCCGCTGTAGGCATCTTTTCTGCACAGAAGTTAATACCGAAGCCTGCGCCTTCGGCAATCGAGTCGTCAGGTGCGTCCCTCCTGACCGATAATTTTGTTGGTAATCAAGCGAATTCAGAGTCGGCAAATGGTGCTGCTCAGTCGACCTCATTCTCAgcaccgtcagcggcggcgtgcgaCAGAGCAAAGAAGCGGGCAGCTGCGAAAACACATGTCAAGGCAGTGACTGTGCACCGAAGAAGCGCTCCACCAGCTATGACGGCAATCGGTGCCTCTCCACCGACGCTGATACCAACGAAAGCGTCCCAGCCACGCCCATTGTCGGCACGCGCGATCCCCGTGGCGAACAAGACGAGtacggcagaggtggcggaTGCCATGCTTCGGGCCCAACAATCATCATCTTACACCAGTGCGCGCTTGTCGTCACTTCCGTTTCAAGTCAGCGAGGCGACACCGCCTCTCGCCTTCGCTACAGCAAGCAGGAAAAACAGCGCCTGGTCATCTGACCCCACAAACCGCTCAGTCGTTCTAGGGGCCTCTGGTGCGACTCTCGAGCCTTCGGTGACATCACGACGCCCCACGTGGTTGGAAAGTGTGGACGAAGAAGACACCGTCGTTACCGGCGCGGAGAGCATCCCTGTCTCTGCAGCGGCGAACCCCACCTATCCACTGGCGGGCGGTTCCTCAACGGCGTTACGGTCGGCTGCACCGGTGAAGGTGACACTACGGACGTCTGCACTGATGACCACGACGGCACCAGCACCGGAGCCCGCTGTCGTCAAGCCCGCAAAGAAGAGGTCAGAGGCAGAGTCGACGTTTGCAAGCGCCGCTTCCACCGCTGACGGAGGGGGCGCTGGCAAAGACCAAGAGAGGAGCTCAGGCCCCACGGCGGCTGTCAATGCCAAGGCAGCGCGGCGGTCACTCACACCAGAGTCGATCTCGCAGGTGAGGAAGTCGAGGGGCACGACGCAAAATACCACCAACGCTGCACCAACTCCGCCCCTCAGCTCTTCCCCTCAGACGCTGCACCAGCCGATCGCAATGGCGGCGGGCGTCTCGTCGTGCACCCCAAAGTTCTCCTCCAGTACTGGTAAGACGAACCGCTCTACACCCGCGCGTGGAGCAGCTTCCCCGAGCAAGAATCCCGACATGTTGCGAGGTGGGGTGCTGCCGCGTGCGACACCAACGACTGGAGCGCCTacagcaccagccgccgccgctgctgcacccgttGTCACCTCTACGCCATTTCACGCGAGCGAGGTGTACAGCCAACACGCAGCCACCATCCTGAGCCAGACGTTGTCCGTCGTACGACCGATGGCGCCGGTCGTGCATGTGCGCATTCGCCCGGTGCTGCCGTCCATCGGTGAGAGCAGCAAAGGCCGGTGCGTCTTCTTCCTCGATCACGAGAACGTCATGGTGACACGCACTTGCCCAGGAATCTCTGCCGCCAACGCCTCTTCACTCATGCCGCCCTCATCCCTGGTCGAGCCCACGATGGTCCGACGCAGTGGCACGAATGGGCAAATCGTACCTGCCCTGCAGCTGTCCAACCTCAACTCGCGCACGCGGAGCCCCTCGTCTGGCACCAGAGGTGTAAGTGCCGCTCCGCCGTtgcgagcggcagcaggtcgtggtggcggaggcaaAGTGCTCGTGTCATCCACAGATGCACTGCGTACCGCGGAAGCTTCCGCGCCGATGAAGGCGGCATCCCCCGCGTGCTTCTACGGTAAAGACTTGGCACAGCTGCACTCACTTGTGGCTGCTGAAAGTCTGATGGCCTCGAAGACTTCTGCTGTagctgccggtgctgacCTGCCCAGTGGCACCGACGAGGGCAACATTCACGTCTCTCCCTCGAGCCTTAGCCCTGCATCGGAGAACCTGCAGCCGCTCTCCTTGTTTCCACCCCCGCCACTGGCGGCGCATCACAACCGCACCACAAGCTGGACGAGTCAGGGGAGTGAGGAGCGCTCTCCCAGCAGTCGTTTGTCTTGCGGGTCGCCGTCCACGTCTGTATCGCCACAGCAGCTCGGTTTCGGCTCGTCAAGAAGCGGCGCTGAGGTTTCCATGGCCTTAGGCACCTTCGCTAGCGTATCGCGCACGCGTCCGTGGCTGACAACGTTCAAGTCGTTCACAGAAGAGGAGACGTCGTCGCTGTATGCGACCCCTCGGGAGCTGAAGGCGGGGAGTACATCGGGTGGCGCGTGCGCCCCCAGTAGTACCGGtaggcactgcagcagcggcggcgctgcacgcgGCGGGTGCACCACCccagcactgcagcaccgggCTAAAGGTCCGGGGATCGAGAGGAAGCCATGCTACGGCGGTGTTTCACTCTCGACTGCGTCTTGCATCACCGAGCGCAGGAACTCCGCAGCCACGATCACGACTGGCGTCAGCCCGCGCAAAGCCGCAACCACCGCCCCGTCTCCTGTCAGCACGCGCCGGCGTGCGTCGCGTTCAATCCTCGGTGCATCCGTGAGTGTTTCGGCCATGTCGATACCGACAATGCCCAAGACCAGTGGGGGCTTCATGAATGGCGCAAAGCTGGCCGAAGAGGATGCTGTCGCGGAGCCAAAGGAGGCTCATCACGACGAAgggaggctgcagcagcaacagacGCCTCTTGGAAACTGCAGCATATCCCCGCCCGGCGCTGCCACGTGCGGGGAGCAGCACTACAGCTTCGAGTTTGTGCACGACGAGGAGGCAACGCAGGCGGACGTCTTCGAAGAGAGCGTGTTGCACTTTGCTGACGAAGCACTGCTCGCGCAAAATGTCGCTATAATTTGTTATGGCCCTACAGGCAGTGGCAAGACGTACAGCATGATGGGAAGCCAAGTCCAGCCGTTCTCCACCTCCCAGTCATCGTTCGGCTCCACACCCTTCCGGGCAAGTGGGGAAAAGAGGCACCACGGCGGGGTCGTCAGCACCTCCTGTGCCCGCTTCCCACCGCAGTCCGACTCGAATGGTCCCACACCACCTGGCCCCGGCAGCACTGGCGAGAAGGAACGACAGATCATTGACGAGGCCGCAGCTGGGGTGGATGGAAGAGGCGCGGGGAGGGATGCACATGCGGTAGAGGACGATGACGAGAGCGACGGCACCAGCTGTCCAAAGCTCGGCTCAACATGGGAGTATCACTACGTCAAACACACATCTAAGGGAAACGGTgactcagctgcagcagcagcgcggcgtaATCACCAACGTTACTCCCACACTGACGGCGGTGAAGGGGCTGCCTTGACGTCCTCAGCGATGATGTTCGaatgcgctgcggcacccggGAGCATGACGGAGATGGGCATCCTCCCACGGTTAGTCCACACCCTGCTGGAGCGCCGTGGCGAGGCCATTACAATTCGGCGAGACCCCGGCAGGGAAGTGGGGGGTCGGAGCGCACATAACTTACAGTCGAACTCGCGGCCGACGTCAACACTGAAGCGCGCCGGCGGTCTCTCCCTGACTCTCCGAGATCTCACCTTCTACGGCATCGAACTGTACATGGACGAGCTGTGCGACTTGCTGGACCCCGGGAAGCGACCGATTCCAACCGTCAGCGACACAGGTGGCTTGGAGGTGTTGTGTCAGCGCATCAACGAAGCCCGCGACTACCGTatcagcggcagccgtggTGGTGCCAGCCACGGCACCACGAAGACTGCCCGCACCGGTGGCGGAATGCCGATCACGTCTCTGGCTGACCTGCGCCGCGCGTATCACCTCGCCCACGGGAACCGCGTCACGGCGCGCCACGCAAAGAACGACGCGAGCTCCCGCTCCCACGCCATTTTTCTCTTGCAGCTCGACTTTGATTTGATCGAGTCAACCGACGagcctcgccgccgcgctggtAGCGGGGCAGCTTCAGCGAGAGACgggggtgctgcggcgccgcctctccCGTCGGAGCATGTGCAGCGCGTGCACTCGTATGTCGCCATGGTGGACCTGGCTGGCTGCGAGCGGGTGAAACAGACCAAGGTAGAAGGGGCCGCGTTACGTGAGGCACAGTACATCAACAAGTCTCTCTCGGCCCTCTCGTCGGTGGTGCTCTCGCTGCACCACAACAATGCCCATGTGCCGTACCGCGACTCTAAGCTGACGCGACTGCTGCGGCCTTGTCTCGAGGGTGGCCGCGTTCTCACTCTCGTTCACGTAGCACCGTGTTCTAGTACGGAGGCAATCAGTACGCTGAAGTTTGCAGACCAGATCCGTCACATCCACATCCCCACCCACGCCCTCACTGCGACATCATCGAAGCACCGCGAGCTGCTGGATGTGTTTGCTGACCTCATTGACCCGATGCAGGGGCACTGGGAGTCGCAGGTGCGGCAGTCACAGTTGCAGCTGGACCGGCTTTGCGCTGACGTACGACTGTTGTACTTCTCGCGTGCTGTCGGTGCCATTCCGCACCGCACAGCTTCCAAGGATGCGTTGGCCAGCGATGTCGTTAGCGAGATCTCAGCGATGTCCGAGGTGGACGAGAtcatctccatctcctccggTGACGTGAGCCAAGAGGAGGGCCCGCAACCGCTGACAGAGAATGCCACGGAGGCCGATAAGCGTCGCTTCGCCCTGCTCACCGTGATGCACCGACTCATGGGGCCCATTCACTTACATCAGCGTACGTCCATGCGAGATGCCGTGCGAGCGATCCAGTGTCGCGAGGAACATAGAGTGCTTGCCCACCGTCAGCAGGTACAGCGGCGCATCGATAAGCTGCAGGCGACGTTGCAGGAACTGACGACGGCAAACGCGAagctggcgaaggagaacAGTACCCCGCTCCCGCGAGATCCGCACGCGTTAGAGCTGAGTCGCCGCATTCGTGAGAGCACCGAGGAGCTGGGGGAGTACACCAAAGAGCAGGCAGTTCTCATCTCTCTCACCACCGCCCTACGGCAGCGCCTTGCCGCGCAGGACGacctggaggcggcggtagATGAGCAACTACACaaggtgcagcaccgcaccgaGCAGGCCATGCGAACCCtctctgccgctgtcgccgctcaCCCACCTGGTGGTCCACCTGCCGGGTCGGGAACGACGTTACCCAAGGAGCCCACGCTGCCCACCGACACCTCGACCACTACCGCGCTGGCGATGAGCACGAAGGACGACCCAGAGCTACGCGACATCGCACATCAGCAGCTATCACTTGCGAAGGAGCTCGCAGCTTTGCGGCTTGAGACGGCGTGCTTCGAGATCGGGACCGGTCTGTGGGAGGGTCTGTGGGCTCGCGCGATGCGTAAGGAAATCATTACAGCTATGGAGGTGGAGGTCTTTGCGATGGAGCGTATTCTACTTGATCGACGGGCGTTCTCGATGATGATGACCAGCGATGTCGATGTGGATGGCGAGGACGGATGCGTGGGGGACGCCGAGACGGGCCTGACTGCGTTACCCCTGACACCGAAAGCTGCAGCATACCCTGGAAACGGCCTTGGCTCCGTCGAGCGGAACGAACGCGACACAAGTGTCACTACCGCCGAACACCAAGTCTCTGCGCCACTGATGCATCCGTCCCCAGAGTCGTCGCCACCCGGAGTCCATCTCTCAGTGCCAGTGTCCTCACACTCAGCACTGTGGTCACGCCTAGGCAGTTACCTGCACCGTAGGGCCGAGTCGTGCGACGGGAGCGGCGGAGTCGCTACGTCGCATAGGAGCGCTAACAAGGTCGAGGGAGgggctgcagtgccgctCAGTTCTttagtgctgcagcgctcgcGTCGGGACCGTGCGGTGGACCTCGCTACTACAACCGCAAGTGACAAGTCTGTCAGTTTTGCAACCAATTCGTTCAGCGCCGTTGCGTCGAGCAGCGAGggcctgcgcctgcgcagtGCGCTAGCTCCTGTTGCTGGTGTCGTGCCCTCGTCATCGCCATGCAGAGGGCTTGAGGGGCTGGTACCAAACCCACTGACGGTGCTGATGACAGGTGAGCAGCAGAATCAGACCCAACACCAGATGGGCTCTATCTCATCCTTGCCATCGTCGCGCCACAACAGCAATGCCGCGGCCGTTGTGGCGGCGCTTATGCCACTTTCTCTTGCTGGCTCCTATGAGGAGGAGCAGTCGATGCAAGAGGCGTCTCTGCAGATGCTGTTACGAGATGGCATTCCATGTGAGGTGTGCTGCTTGGGCGAGTCGGCCAGCTACACCCTTCAGCACTACATCCTGCCTAGCAGCGCCGATGCACCCCTGAGAGAGGAGGCCAGGCATGAGGATCCGGCGACAAATTTTTCCGCCGCGCCCGACCGCTACCCCGCCACGGAGGACTCCGGCGCGaccgaaaaagagagcgacgcTAGTTGGCTTGCCTCGGCACGCAAGGGCCATATAACTACTCGGGAGTGGTCGTCGTCGAGGCAGCCTTGCGAGCGTCCTGGCGGGCCCACGGTTGGGCTTTGTACCACTCGTCAGGGTCGCCTGCGACTCGTGCGCATACCGCGCCGGCAGAACTGCTATGTGCTCGAGTTTCTCTACACCCACCAAGGGCTCCCGATGGCGCCGAGGCTGCAGGCCGCGGTGCTGGGAAAGTCGGAAGACACATTCACATCGATTCCAGGCAAGACCCACCTGGAACAGATGGTGGATGCTCTACCGTCGGTGCAAGGTGCCGCAGGtcggggtggtggcggtggcagcagcggcagcaccgccacccagCCACAAGGCCCATTGCGCGAGCACCGCCTGTTCGCGATCCCCCTGTTCGACCCCACACTTCACCTGCACATGCACGTGTTGGAGGAGGGCATACCAAACATGACGacgccggtggcggcggctgtgggcCTACCGAGCGGTGGCGATGCTCCTGCAGTTGCTGGCTCGACCTTCGAAGATGCTAGTGATCCCGGTGGATCCGTCATATTCACATCCCCTTCCCCGCCTTTCCCTGCATTGTGCGTCGCTCGGCGTCCGGAAGATGGGCCGCAGCTTGTGGTAGAGGTGCGCGGCGTGCCACAGACATCCTCGACATGTCGACGGATGATCACTGCCGACACCAAGCAGAAGCCAAAGTCTAACCAGAAGCGTCAGCAGAAGCCCCGCTCGCCGAACAAGACGACTGCCAGGGCAGGCCAGGCGGCGGGGCCTGCGCTTCACGGTGGTCAAGCTCAGCACGCAGTTGGCCGCAGTCCTTCTCGGCCCTCCGCGTCTCGAGCTCCAGCAGGGACTAGGGCGGGGGTCTGGAGCGGCCTCGTGCTGGCGAAGCGGCTCAGTAGCGGTGGAGAGTTGATGTTGCCGTCCTCCTGCATCCTTGCAAACACAGGCTGCTGCTCGTTGGTGCTGCGCTTTCCTGCTCCTTTCTTTGCTTCCTCCGCGTTGCGCGTGgagagggtggaggcggtggtcgGGGCGCTCTGCGGAATCCTGCGCCCCTCCCTGACGGCGCCAGAGGTGcggccgtcgtcgtcgctgtcttCGTCTAAGCAAGTTGGTAGCGCGCGACGGCGTCTCTCCAGTTCTCCCTGGTCCACCTCTGCAGGCGGCACGGAGAGGGGCGGTAGCAACAATGGTGACcaacggcgcagcagcgtgtcgcGCTCGCCACTGTCGAGCGCATGCGCGCCGCCCGGGCTGGAGGTCGTAGACTACGCTCACATTCCATACACCATATTTCTGGGCTCTGGCAGTCCTATTCGTTCCTCCCCATCCAGGGCAACAAGTGTGGGAGACGGCGTAGAAGGCCTCGGCTACGGGCCCTTCGCCTCTGGACACCCAAGTGCGTCGTTTGGCAACGCGGCCGCGCTGGCCTCGGCCTCCTCATCGGCGATCAGCAGCGACTCACTTGACGACCTGGGCGTGTTGAGTGGAGGTGTACTGGGGGACACGTTGCAAAGCAGCTTTAGCCAAGGGCACGGGCGCTACATTGCTACCACCATGCCACCCGACACATCTCTGCTGCAGCATAACACCTCTTTGAACGGCTTGCCGAGGCCATCCCGTGGCAGTTCAATGTTGGGCCCTCCCGCAGCACCGTTGATGGATCAGCGGTGTGGTGCAACGCTGCAGGTACAGTTTTACTGGATAGCAACGCCTCTCAACATGGAGTCACCCCACCTGGACGCGGGCCGCaagaacagcagcggtgcaggctgcagcagcgccaacgaCGGAGGCGGTGATAATggggcagcgaggcggcaCACCATTGGCAGTAGATTTTCCTCCCAACCCAACACGCATACCACCGCTTCCACGGACACGTCGGTGGAGGCAGCAGAGGTCGGGGTTGATCGCCTCGTACGGTCGCAGGTGAAAGCCGCACTTTCCATTTTGGCTCAGTTCTCCTACGTCTTTGTTGATGGTCGTCCTCGCAGCGATGTCGCTGACGTCGGTGAAGGCACTGCTGCCTCGTCCCTGGGCTCGACGCTCACAGCGAGCTTCAGTGCGCACGACGTGCGGCGGCCATTGGTCCTCGAGCACGGTAGCCATCGACGGAGCCAGTCAGAGGCGGACGCCGCGCGTTTCCGcgatgccgtcgccgtcACTTCCCTTCTGCGACAGCTTGACACGTACCGCCATCGAATCCGCCGCCTGTTCCGTCAACAGCTGTACGACGCTGAGGACATTATTGGCGACGACGTGGCGCCACCCGCGCTGCAGTCGTGGCTCAGTGGCGAGCTTGGACGCGGCGCCTACCTGCGTGAGGTGCAGGGTGAGGTGAAGCGCACAGTTGGGCTTCCGGCGTCGACCGTCTTGAGCAGCGCtagcggcggtgcggcgccgctgctgatgatGTCATCTGACTGGCACTCAAGAGGCGACGACCGAGGCACGGATGCAGCGCTGTTGGAGCCCGAGAGCGGTGACGCTGGCCCCAACACGCAGGTGACGGTCACCGACGCGCGAGAGGCGTGTGCGAAAACGGTACCGTGGACTGTGTGGCAGTGGGCATACCGCTGGCCTCTGCTGCATCGACTTTTGCGGGGGGACTCGGTGACCCGCCTGGGCAGCGGGGACGCTTGCCCCGCAGGACGTCCTTGCGTTAGTCAGGCAGAGGGGACTTCCGCATGGCTACCTCTGGCGgctcacagcagcagcagcgcagcattGGTGACTGTGACGTCGTCGCCTTTTCTCGCGTCTTGCTCCATGGTTGCCTCGCCAACCTTTGCTTCCAGCTCCTCGAGCTCCGACGAGGGGTTCGTGATGGAAGGTGACTGGCTCACGGAGGCGAAGCTCGCGGCGCGTTCAAAGCGGGTGTGGCTGCCGGAAGTGTTCACCGCTACGGTACCGTCTTACTTGGAGAACTGCTCCTATGCGGGCCTTTAG